The following are encoded in a window of Pagrus major chromosome 14, Pma_NU_1.0 genomic DNA:
- the cwf19l1 gene encoding CWF19-like protein 1, translating to MGEQPVRVLACGDVEGRLTALFNRVQTIQKKTGQFDLLLCVGEFFGTTPEAEAEWQQYKTGAKKAPISTYILGAASQETVKNFASADGCELADNITYLGRRGVFTGVSGLQIAYVSGREALQEPAPAHCFTSKDLSALVAPLTSSSKFRGVDILLTSQWPRGVWHYGNNPEVNTKFCGSGSVASLADKLKPRYHFAALEGAHYERLPYRNHIVLQENAQHVSRFIALATVNNPGKKKYLYAFNIIPMKTMDPSELVKQPQDVTENPYRSSAKDKTDKQRPSFTTEEEPASQFFFDLSNKRGGGGPRGGGRKRYSDGEGRGRDQQHRDGPFQGQPKQPRKHPQPTGPCWFCLASPQVEKHLVISIGSHCYLAMAKGGLTPHHMLILPIGHYQSVVELSSEVVVEMEKYKSALKSFYKSKGERCVLFERNYRSQHLQLQVVPVPLDRCATEDIKEAFMVQAQEQQMELMEIPEHTDLKQIAPPGTPYFYVELDSGEKLYHRIQKHFPLQFGREVLASEAVLNMPTRADWKECKQSREEEEESCKLLRDDFQPYDFALED from the exons ATGGGAGAACAACCAGTGAGAGT CTTGGCATGTGGGGATGTTGAAGGCAGGCTGACCGCTCTGTTCAACCGAGTCCAGACCATCCAGAAGAAGACCGGACAGTTTGAT ttgTTGCTGTGTGTCGGAGAGTTTTTTGGGACGACACCAGAGGCCGAAGCAGAGTGGCAGCAGTACAAAACCGGAGCCAAGAAAG CTCCCATCAGCACCTACATCCTCGGAGCAGCGAGTCAGGAGACGGTGAAGAATTTCGCCAGCGCTGATGGATGTGAGCTGGCTGACAACATCACATACCTGG gtcGGAGAGGCGTGTTCACGGGCGTGTCAGGATTACAGATTGCCTACGTCAGCGGTCGGGAGGCCCTGCAGGAACCGGCCCCGGCTCACTGCTTCACATCCAAAGATCTGTCGGCCCTCGTGGCTCCGCTGACCAGCAGCTCCAAGTTCAGAGGAGTCGACATCCTGCTGACGTCACAGTGGCCCAGAGGAGTGTGGCACTACGGAAACAACCCG GAAGTGAACACTAAGTTCTGTGGAAGCGGCTCCGTCGCCAGCCTCGCTGACAAGCTCAAACCACGATACCACTTTGCTGCACTAGAGGGCGCTCACTATGAAAGACTCCCGTACAG GAATCACATTGTTCTCCAGGAAAACGCTCAGCACGTCAGCCGCTTCATCGCACTGGCAACCGTCAACAACCCCGGCAAgaagaag TATTTGTACGCCTTCAACATAATCCCCATGAAGACCATGGATCCCTCAGAGCTGGTGAAGCAGCCGCAGGATGTGACAGAAAACCCGTACAGGAGCTCTGCGAAagacaagacagacaaacaaaggcCGAGCTTCACAACAGAGGAG GAGCCGGCCAGTCAGTTCTTCTTCGACCTGAGCAACAAGCGGGGCGGTGGGGGTCCTCGGGGCGGCGGCAGGAAGAGATATTCAGACGGAGAAGGACGAGGACGAGACCAGCAGCACAGAGACGGGCCTTTTCAGGGACAACCCAAGCAGCCCCGCAAGCACC CTCAGCCCACTGGTCCCTGCTGGTTCTGTCTGGCCAGTCCTCAGGTGGAGAAACACCTGGTCATCAGCATAGGATCACAT TGCTACCTGGCCATGGCTAAAGGCGGTCTGACTCCTCACCACATGCTGATCCTCCCCATCGGTCACTACCAGTCTGTGGTGGAGCTGAGCtcagaggtggtggtggagatggagaagtACAAGTCGGCCCTGAAGAGCTTCTACAAGAGCAAAGGAGAGCGCTGTGTGCTGTTTGAGAGGAACTACAGGAGCCAACACCTGCAGCTACAG GTGGTGCCGGTGCCTCTGGACCGCTGCGCCACAGAGGACATCAAGGAGGCGTTCATGGTCCAGGCTCAGGAACAACAGATGGAGCTGATGGAGATCCCTGAACACACCGACCTCAAACAG ATTGCTCCTCCAGGGACACCGTACTTCTACGTGGAGTTGGACTCTGGAGAGAAACTCTACCATCGCATCCAGAAACATTTTCCTCTGCAGTTTGGAAG ggaggTTCTGGCCAGCGAGGCGGTGCTGAACATGCCGACTCGAGCCGACTGGAAGGAGtgtaaacagagcagagaggaggaggaggagagctgcaAACTGCTGAGAGACGACTTCCAGCCGTACGACTTCGCCTTGGAAgactaa
- the LOC141008728 gene encoding arg8-vasotocin receptor-like, with amino-acid sequence MLFSWESCNNMTGRNSSEELSFSPQLEAAAGGNMSGKRNDTDPFGRNEEVAKIEITVLSLAFIAAVVGNVSVLLAMYKTRRKPSRMHLFMKHLSLADLVVAFFQVLPQLCWEITFRFYGPDFLCRIVKHLQVLGMFASTYMMVMMTLDRYIAICHPLQTLQQPTQRAHIMIGSTWACSLVLSSPQYFIFSLSEVHPGSAVYDCWGHFVEPWGLRAYITWITAGIFLVPVAMLVFCYGFICRTIWRNLKYKTRRKSGSGAAAESHKSGILGRNSVSSVSTISRAKLRTVKMTFVIVLAYVVCWAPFFTVQMWSVWDETFSWTDSENATVTLSALLASLNSCCNPWIYMIFSGHLLSDFAGSLPCCRSLRNKFVHHDSDSSIRRTTLQSRLQGPRLSEPFRDLNPNPKSLPQCLS; translated from the exons ATGCTGTTCTCCTGGGAGAGCTGCAACAACATGACGGGCAGAAACAGCAGCGAGGAGCTGAGCTTCAGCCCGCAGCTGGAGGCCGCTGCCGGGGGGAACATGAGCGGGAAGAGGAACGACACGGACCCGTTCGGGCGGAACGAGGAGGTGGCAAAGATCGAGATCACCGTCCTGAGCCTCGCGTTCATCGCAGCGGTCGTTGGGAACGTGAGCGTGCTGCTGGCCATGTACAAAACCCGCAGGAAACCGTCCCGCATGCACCTGTTCATGAAGCACCTGAGCCTGGCGGACCTGGTCGTCGCCTTCTTCCAGGTGCTGCCGCAGCTCTGCTGGGAGATCACCTTCCGCTTCTACGGTCCGGACTTCCTGTGCCGGATCGTCAAACACCTGCAGGTGCTCGGCATGTTCGCCTCCACCtacatgatggtgatgatgaccCTGGACCGCTACATCGCCATCTGCCACCCGCTGCAGACGCTCCAGCAGCCGACGCAGCGCGCACACATCATGATCGGCTCCACCTGGGCGTGCAGCCTGGTGCTCAGCTCCCCGCAGTACTTCATCTTCTCCCTGAGCGAGGTGCACCCCGGCTCGGCCGTCTACGACTGCTGGGGACACTTCGTGGAGCCGTGGGGGCTGCGCGCCTACATCACCTGGATCACGGCCGGGATCTTCCTGGTGCCGGTGGCCATGCTCGTGTTCTGCTACGGATTCATCTGCAGGACGATCTGGAGGAACCTGAAGTATAAGACCCGGAGGAAGAGCGGGTCCGGCGCCGCGGCAGAGTCGCACAAGTCCGGGATCCTGGGCAGGAACTCGGTGAGCAGCGTCAGCACCATCTCCCGCGCCAAATTACGCACGGTGAAGATGACCTTTGTGATCGTGCTGGCCTACGTGGTGTGCTGGGCGCCTTTCTTCACCGTGCAGATGTGGTCGGTGTGGGACGAGACCTTCTCCTGGACCG ACTCTGAGAACGCCACCGTGACGCTCTCCGCCCTGCTGGCCAGCCTCAACAGCTGCTGCAACCCCTGGATCTACATGATCTTCAGCGGACACCTCCTGTCCGACTTCGCCGGCAGCCTGCCGTGCTGCCGCTCGCTGAGGAACAAGTTCGTCCACCACGACTCGGACAGCAGCATCCGCCGGACCACGCTGCAGTCCCGCCTGCAGGGGCCGCGCCTCTCGGAGCCCTTCAGAGACCTCAACCCAAATCCTAAAAGCCTACCGCAGTGTCTGTCCTGA
- the dmtf1 gene encoding cyclin-D-binding Myb-like transcription factor 1, with protein MSSAAEEEAAALETVKSVTLTQDSDGSIILHCPPNDEDSEPLQKKLRLSTDEQEDTDTPQFSVVTLPMSENDEGFEVTMTATADADLSEEGVAQIQILQDDEDSPSPSQKAEVSAVSQAWFTTKEDKDTLANKGHKWKQGMWSKEEIDMLMSNIDQYVKGRGIEDPAEIIFEMSKEERKDFYRSVAQGLNRPLFAVYRRVLRMYDNRNHVGKYTADEIEKLKALREKHGNDWATIGAALGRSASSVKDRCRLMKDTCNTGKWSEEEERRLAEVVYEMAGVSPGSAVTGGVSWATVADQVRTRSEKQCRSKWLNYLNWKHSGGTEWMKEDDLNLIRRISELEVEDENEIKWEDLAGGWSSVRSPQWLRSKWWSIKRQVANHKDIPFSVLLKGLQELMASSQTSSGPGSPSSSSLQIRLTRLDESGGSPAPSSVAALQIPVQIPLQITHLASDSSAAASDSETITLNTGALQTFEILPSFHLQPTGTPGTYYLQTTSNQGLPLSLSTSQGLPLSLGNNSTVTLTTGSSPSSHEHIILHSLSTDGLCSSDGVIIQTVTSDPASSDHLGQSQLVVETEGQSQDDRLEATSLLEGSEGVVTETQEPLTDDFTDKELSSPSVEGPAVHSGITSGSTVLIVSPPNISSTLTDPILENQEGSD; from the exons ATGAGctcagctgcagaggaggaggctgcagcgTTAGAAACCGTCAAGTCTGTCACACTCACTCAGGACAGTGATGGAAGCATCATACTGCACTGTCCTCCTAATG atgagGACTCTGAGCCCCTGCAGAAGAAACTGCGTCTCTCTACAGACGAACAGGAAGACACGGACACACCTCAGTTCTCTGTGGTCACCTTACCGA TGTCGGAGAACGATGAAGGCTTCGAGGTGACGATGACAGCCACAGCAGACGCTGATCTCTCTGAGGAGGGAGTCGCTCAGATTCAG attCTGCAGGATGATGAAGACTCTCCTTCACCCAGTCAGAAGGCAGAGGTGTCGGCTGTCAGTCAGGCCTGGTTCACAaccaaagaagacaaagacacactggCTAACAAAG GTCATAAGTGGAAACAGGGCATGTGGTCTAAAGAGGAGATCGACATGCTGATGAGCAACATCGATCAATATGTAAAG ggccGAGGCATCGAAGACCCGGCAGAGATCATATTTGAGATGTccaaagaggagaggaaggattTCTACCGCTCCGTGGCTCAGGGCTTAAACAGGCCGCTGTTCGCCGTCTACAGACGAGTTCTACGAATGTACGACAACAGAAACCACGTCGGCAA GTATACTGCTGATGAGATAGAGAAGCTAAAAGC GCTGAGGGAGAAACATGGGAACGACTGGGCGACTATCGGAGCCGCTCTGGGTCGGAGTGCCTCTTCTGTTAAAGACCGCTGCCGACTGATGAAGGACACCTGCAACACAG GTAAatggagtgaggaggaggagaggcgtCTCGCTGAGGTCGTGTATGAGATGGCGGGCGTGTCGCCGGGGTCGGCGGTCACAGGAGGCGTTTCCTGGGCGACAGTCGCCGATCAGGTTCGCACGCGCTCAGAGAAGCAGTGTCGGTCAAAGTGGCTGAACTACCTGAACTGGAAACACAGCGGAGGAACAGAGTGGATGAAGGAGGACGACCTCAACCTCATacgcag GATATCggagctggaggtggaggatgagAATGAAATCAAGTGGGAGGATCTCGCAGGCGGGTGGAGCAGCGTCCGGTCGCCTCAGTGGTTGAGATCGAAGTGGTGGAGCATCAAGAGACAAGTAGCCAATCACAAGGACATCCCCTTCagtg tcCTCCTGAAGGGTCTCCAGGAGCTGATGGCGTCCTCGCAGACTTCATCCGGACCAGGaagcccctcctcctcctcgctaCAGATCCGACTCACCCGATTGGATGAGAGCGGCGGCAGCCCCGCCCCCAGCTCGGTGGCGGCGCTGCAGATTCCCGTCCAGATCCCGCTGCAGATCACACACCTGG CGTCAGAttcttcagcagcagccagcGACAGTGAAACAATCACTCTGAACACAGGAGCCCTGCAGACCTTCGAGATCCTGCCG tCCTTCCACCTGCAGCCCACCGGCACCCCGGGGACCTACTACCTCCAGACGACGTCCAATCAGGGCCTGCCGCTCAGCCTCTCCACCAGTCAGGGCCTTCCGCTCAGCTTAGGCAACAACAGCACGGTTACCCTGACGACGGGCTCCTCTCCCTCATCACACGAACACATCATCCTCCACAGCCTGTCG ACGGACGGCCTCTGCTCCAGCGATGGCGTCATCATCCAGACAGTCACCTCTGACCCCGCCTCCTCAGACCACCTCGGCCAATCACAGCTGGTCGTGGAGACGGAGGGGCAGAGTCAGGACGACCGGCTGGAAGCCACGAGTCTCCTGGAGGGTTCAGAGGGCGTCGTCACGGAAACTCAGGAGCCACTGACGGATGACTTCACTGACAAG GAGCTGAGTTCCCCGTCTGTCGAGGGTCCAGCGGTGCATTCTGGGATAACATCTGGCAGCACCGTACTAATCGTGTCTCCTCCCAACATCAGCAGCACACtgacag ATCCGATCTTAGAGAACCAGGAGGGCTCCGACTGA